From Mucilaginibacter gotjawali:
AGGTCGTTAAGGCGCGAATAAACTTTTTCAACTGCTTTGGGGTCCTGTTCTTCTGTCAAAAATTTATCTATCATGGTTTTATTTTAATGCTTTGGGCAAAAATAAGAATATTATGTTAGTTGCAAGTTAAGTTTTAGGCGATCAGTAAATTACATCCCCTGATGTCGGAATTATCAAACCGCCCTAATACTTCAAATGAGTTATCAGCATAAACCCTGCCAAGGTCCTGCGTGGCGATAAAGGCGCATGAATTGATGTTTGCCAGGTCGATAACATTGATGCCGCCAGCCTTGCCACCTGTGACGATACTCATCGGGTCGTTGGTATCGCGGGTAATAATGCGCATCCATGGCGGGCAATTGAATATGCCTTCTCCTTTTGAATAGGCCTGTGATAATAATTCCGTCATGCCGTACTCCGAGTGTATGGCATTAACACCAAAGCCCCGGCACAATTGTTCGTGCAGTTCCTCGCGGATCATTTCTTTTCTGCGGCCTTTCATGCCGCCTGTTTCCATCACGATCAGTTCAGGAAAATCAACTTTATAGGCTTCAATAAAATCAAGCAGGGCAAAGGTTACGCCAATAAGCAGGGTTGGTTTATGGGCATCCTGCTGCTTTTTTAATTGCTGAAACAGTTGATCATGATCGTACAAAAAGAAACCGCTATCCGGGTTATTTGATTGTTTGATGAGGTCATCGGCCATGTAAATTAACGACGATCCTTCGCGCTCCAGGTAGGAGGGCAGCAGTGCCAGGATGGTGTATTGCTCAATGTCGCCATAAAACAACTTAAAAGCGGCCCTGAAGCTGTCGGTATACCAGTTTACATCGCTTACATAATGGCTGCTGGTAATCATTCCGGTAGTGCCAGAGCTGGTAAATATAACGTCAACCGGCTCGGCGGAACTTAAAACAGCATGCGATTTAAAAAACTCAATCGGCAAAAAGGGAATATCGTTTACAGCATTAACTGCTTTTGGATCAATATTCAAGCCCTTAATAAAACTCCGGTAAACAGGACAGGCTTTTGCCTGGTATTGAAACATTTGTAAGGCGGCATCATTAAATTGTTGCTCATTACTGATAGAAAATACCTGCTGCCTGTTCATTGGGACAAAGATAGGGAGGTTTTGATTTGAAAATTGATGAATTTGAAGATTTGAAAATTAGGTGAAGAAAAGGTTAGCAAGTTCCGGGTTTTTGGGGGTGTTTTTTATGTTGAATTTTGATCCATCAAACAGTAAAAAACATGAATAAATTTAAAATTGTACCATTATCCCAAGCTTATGCACAAAGGATAAGGCAGACGATGAAAGATGATTTCGGACACCAGGTAACTGAAAAGGTGGCTTCAGGAGCGGGGCCCTGCAGGGTGTCATTAAAACCATTTGTTAAAGGAGTTGATAAACGTATGGTGTTTACCCACAGCCCTTTCGCTATTGATAATACCTACAACCAGCCCGGCCCGGTTTTTATCAACAGCGAAAATGTAGAGGAATATAGCGATATCCACCGCTTCCCGCCCGAAATTAAGGCCAACAAGAAAAGCTTCCCTTTAACGCTTATTGGTTATAATAAAAACCAGCAAATGGCTTTTACGCAATTGGTTGGCGATGCTGACGTGGATGAGCTGATTGTAGCTATTTTTGACACCCATCCGGAAGTGGAATACCTGCATGCCCGTAACGCCGAGGCCTGTTGTTATATATGCCAAATTGAAAGATTTAATTAAAATGGAGGCCAATAAATGCAAACATCTGTTCGTTTACAGGGTTATTACATCGATATAAAAATTATTTTTGCACCCGAATTTTAATAAAAATAACCCATGAAAACGATTAGATTTTTGCTGATGCCAGCCTTGCTGACACTGTTATTTGTAACAGTATCTGCCACAACAGACCAAAGTAAGGAGGTTGAAAAGATACACAGCGCAACCAATGTTTTAAAAGATTTTGACCAGATGAAAGAAAGCATCCCGCACGACCTGATACAAGATTGCGAAGGGATCGTTATCGTACCCGAACTGTTAAACGCCGGCTTTGTGGTTGGCGGTAAACGTGGCCGTGGTATTGCCATGGTTAAACTTGGCAATGGCAAATGGAGCGACCCTGTTTTCATCACGCTTACAGGTGGCAGTTTCGGCTTCCAGATTGGTGTTCAGTCGGTTGACCTGGTGATGATCTTCCGTCATAAAGGCGTACTCACCAAAGTGAAAAATGGCGACTTTACCATCGGTGGCGATGCTTCGGCGGCAGCCGGCCCGGTCGGTCGCAGTACATCGGCCAATACCGACTATGCTATGAAAGCCGAAGTGTATTCCTACTCGCGCAGCCGCGGCCTGTTTGCCGGTATCACTATCAATGGCTCAAATTTGGGTATCGATAAAAAAGCCAATGCCAATTTTTACGGATCAGACATTAGTTCCGAAGATATTTTTGGAATGGAGAAGAATGATTCAGACGCGGTTAGGGAGTTGAAAAAAACCCTAAGAGGGATGGAACAAGACTAATCAGCCTGTAAAGTTTTACAGCGATCCCGAATCGGGCCAATTAGTCCAGTGTGTATTTGGTGCTAACGTTGGCTTGTAATGAGAGGTATCCCCCGTAGCAATAACTTTTGCCAGCATAGGCCAGGTTTCGTAGGAGCCTGGCCTGTTTTCTTCCCACTGTTGTATGTTGTAATCTGTTTTACTATTCTCCTGCTGACGGGTCATAAAAGTCAATGTTTCCAATGTCATCCCCATGATCTCATAGTTTTTGCGGTTGAGTTCCCAAATTAATTTTAGTTGCTCATCAGTCATAGCCGGTTCGTCTATCTCGTTAAAATCCTTATGGTGCCATTCATCCAGCACCAATATTTTTTTTAGATCTGCCGGAATAGAGGTGTAGAGTTCTTCGTCAGTCGCCCTAAAAGTAACCCGATGGCTAATTATTACCAACCTGCCTGCTTCTTCAATATTAATCTCCCCTGGTTCGTATTCTTTTAACTCAATATCTTTATCCAGGTAATCCTGCTTATTAGTGCTTAAGGGTACTTTTAAGCCTCGTACCAGCCAGTGTGTTGCATCGGGTTTAATGCAGGGTTCCTCAATGCTATCAAAATAGCTATCATCGTCAATAGGGTAAAACCTGTGCGTGTTTGTCAGTTGCCCGTTATCTTCCTCCTGGTTTACCAGGCAATTTCCAAAATAATCTATTTCGAGGTCAATCCTTGCGCCGCGTGGGTTGTAACCCAATCGTTCAATAGCAATAGCCCACCGGTCGTTATCTCCCTTAAAAACATTGAGCCGGCAATCTATTAAATAGGAGTATGGATGACCAAGCGAAGTAAAATGTGAATAGTAACCGCTTGAGTTGGAATAGTCGAGTGTTGTAATGATTTCTTCTTCAGATAGCATAGGGAACAGGAGTTTTATTGATCACTTTTCGACACTGCCTTTTTTAATAATACCCCCGATAAAGCTGACATCCCACCAACCAAACCACCTATCACAGCTGTTATTATTAGCAACCAGATCCAGTTATGGGGTAAAGGGAACAACAGCACTACCCGGCTGGCCAGGATATGGTCATTGGGGATGCTTTTAAACAGGGCAAGCACCGTCCACCCGATAAATACGGCCGCAAAACCCGACCAGAAAGACCGTGCAGGGGTTTTACCGATAAAAAAGGCTGCGCCAAAGGCCGCTATGGCCACTATCCACCAGGGTAAAAAATAACCGCCGGCAAATGATAATATCAGGATGATCAAAAAAAGCATAGAATCAAATTTTATTGGGTATTGTAAATCACGTTATACAACTATCATTTTTTAATTTTAACGCAGCGATACGGCGGAGGCACAAAGAGCGCTGAGTTTTAATAATTTTATCGCTCTGTGCTCTTTGCGTCTTCTTAGCGCCCTCTGCGTTTAAACATTATTTTGCTAATTATTAATTGTTACCGAAGCGTTAAAGTCGTTTTTATCCGTTTAGATTTTTCCTCAGCCGAATTTAAAAATAACAATTCATTCAGCTTGCCATCCCGCCAGGTGGTAAACATATCGTTATAAAAAAAGCTGCCGGGATTGCCCGATTCACCACCGGGGAATACACCATAGCCCTTTACCGTTGGCCCCATTTGTACCACCATGCGCCATGATGGGCCGTTGTTATTCCTCAATGCGTTAATAACACCGCCCGTACCGCCGGTAAAAAACTGCCCGGTGCCAAAGCCTGGTAAGCTGGCCAAATGGTCAATAAAGGTGTCTTTGACGTTGCCCCATTGCCATTTTGCGCCGGGGCTGCCATATTTGTGCAGCATTTCGTCGATGGTGGCGGTAAATGCCAGGTTAACAATATCGGCACAGGTTTCTTTTTGCGGCGTAGCCGGATTATCAAACCATTTGGAGATGGGCTCAGTGAGCAGTAGTTGCTCGGTACGATCGTACGACGGCATTTTTAAATAAACCTTGTTATCGTCAAAATTAACGGCCCAGGTGGTATCGTAAAATTTGTTCCACCATTTGTTAAATATGCTTGCTCCTATGGCATTGGCGGCATAGTGTTTATCCCATACCTTAATTATGTTATAGGCCTTTAGCTGGTCGGCATGCAGTTTTGTTGGGTCGATGTATTTCAGCATCGCAGGCAATACATCCTGTGCTAAAATGCTGTAATTATCCATCTGCATCAGGCGCATACTGTCAACTGTGGCATGCTGCATGGCGCTTAGCTTATCGCTGATGCGCTTGCCCCGGTAATATTGCTCGTAGCGCCAGTTGATATAGTATGGGTAGGATGGGTCGGTAGGCGACTCATTCGCCGAGCGTACAAAACCCTGTGCCGGATTTTTAACCGTTGGGTTCTGGTCGTAGGGGATCCAGCCGTGCCAGTCGTCGGCAGGGTCGCTGCCATCCAGCACAAACTTGCCCTGGTCCTTATATTTTAAGGGAAACTTGCCGTTTGGTGTTATGGCGATGTCCTTATCGCTGCTTGCAAAAATAAAGTTTTGTGTGGGCGCGGTAAAATAGGTGAGGGCCTTGCGATAGTCGTTATAATCCTTACCCCGGTTAAGCAGGTAAAAACACATAAACTCGTCCGATTCATCGTGCGCTATCCACCTTAACGCATCGCCTACAGGGATATTTTCATGATGACCCGCAGTTTTTTCGGTCGAACTATCATAAACTACCGGGCCGTGTACCGTGTACAGCACGGTATCAATTACTGTCTTTTCGCCCAATACTTTTATCGTTTCAATACGCTTGTTAACCTTGTTCCATTGGTTGTTGTACCAATATTCTTTTTTGGTGTTGTCCTTAAATTTGATCTGGTACCAATCCAGCACATCGGCATCCACATTGGTAACGCCCCAGCTGATCTTCTGGTTAAAACCGATCACCACCCCCGGCGCACCCGGTAAGGATACCCCGCAAACATTAACCGTTGGCGACGACATTTGCACCTGGTACCAAATAGAAGGGAAAGTTAAATTGAGGTGTGGATCATTGGCTAAAATAGGGTAGCCGGTAGCGGTTTTGCTACCACTAATGGCCCAGTTATTACTGCCTATGCCCGGCACAATTTCTTTTGTTTTGATACCTTCGGTCATCTGGGCCGTAAAGCCTTTGGATGGCTGCGGAATAGGCAGCGGTTTAAAGTTCCATTTGGTGCCTGCCGGGATGATCGGGTCCTCGTGGAAGGGATAATCCGGGAATAGGTCATTCACATCTTTGGCCCCAAAGCGTTTCAGGTCGTTGGTCAATCCAAACTGGTCCGAGCCGCCAGCCAGCGTTTCCGACATCAGTTTAAGCAGGAAAACGCAATTAATGGGTTGCCATTCCTCGGGTTCGTAATTCAGCAGTTTAAACTCCAGCGGGTAATCTTTTGGCGCAAGCGAATGGATATAACTATTCACCCCTTCGGTATAGGCCAGCACTACCATTTTTGATACCGGGTTCTTCATGATGCCTTTCAGGCTGTTTTCGGCGCCGTAAACCATGCCCATACGGCGGTGGTAGCGGTCGATGTCCAAAGCTTTTGGCCCCACAATTTCGGCAAGGCGGCCTGATGCACTGCGGGTTTGGATGTCCATTTCCCAAAGACGGTCGCGGGCGGTGATAAAGCCTTGCGCCAGGTAAAGGTCGTGGTCGTTTTTGGCGAAGATATGCGGGATACGGTGATCATCGTACTGAACGGTAACCTCATCCAGCAAACCGGTGATCTTTAAGTTTTCGGCAGGCAGGATGTTTTTGCTTTCGGCATTTTGCCAGAAACCGGTTGAAGGGTTAAGGAACGCGCCGAAGGGCGGACCGCCGAGAACTCTGACAGCCGAAAGGAACCAAATTAAAGCTATGGTTACAATTAACGAAGAAAAAGCCCAGAAAAACTTCATTGCAGGAATTTTATTGAGCCAAGATAAGGAAAAATGGAGATGGTTTTTTGATGAAGAGGAAGATTTTAATTTGATGGGTTAAATAGAGAGATAGGTTTACGAAAGTTTTTTTCCGAGCTATCCCGCTTGTTCCATCCCATTTTTGAGTGGCTGCTATACCGCAATTAATGATGATACTGATAAATAATCTGTTAGTCGATCTTGCATCAAATAGTTCTTAATTTATGTAGTAAAAGAATAAAAATTTTGCTAAAAGTTAACTTATTTAGGTGATACAGTATATTGATCAATTATCTGAATAATTATTAAACAATACTATTTGCCTTTTGTTGAAGAAACTTAATTTAGTTGTAATTAAAAGCATAGATACACTGAAAGTGAAGACGTTACTAATTTTTGAGAACGATACAGACACGGTTGACATTATAACATCATTGTATGAATACTCGACCTTTAACGTGGTGAAATCAGCAAGAAAATTAAGTATTGACGAAATAGCCCATATAAACCCTAATATTATTATTTTGGATCATTTACTGGATGACGGATTCGGCGGCGACTTGTGCCTCGAGATCAAGATGAACAGTTCAACAAAACACATTCCCATAATTCTCTATTCGGCAAGTAATCATGTCGAACAGCTGGCTACGACAAACTTTGCTAATGCCTTTATTTCCAAGCCATTTGATCTTTATTATTTTATTGACATGGTTAATTTGCTGGCCTTGTAAAATAAATTATTGTAATGCCGCGGCTTGCTTTCTTATTAAAATTATTTATAAAGACAGGTGATAAATAAAAAAAATCAATAAGTGACCATTGTCATATAAGCTAATACATATTTATTGATAAATTTCGCCGATATTTCACCACCAATTTAAAAACCCTTAATACCCTGATCAGTTGAAAAAATTACTCCTTGTAAAAAATGATGAAGACACGATCGAGATCATCGAAATCATGTATCAAAATTCAGGATATGAAGTAATTAAGGCACCGGAGCAGGTGAATGCCGGAATGATCACCGAAATTAATCCTGACATCATTGTACTGGATCATTATTATAATGACGGTTACGGTACAGAACTTTACGCCGAAATAAGGGCCAACGAACAAATAAAGCATATCCCGGTTTTGATATGTTCGGGCCATTATGATCTTGATAGCCTCGAAAAAGTTAGCTCGGCAAACGGTTTTATTACTAAACCTTTTGACACCTATAGTTTTTTGAAGCTGGTTGACAACCTGGCGCTTTGAGTTTGGCCGCTGATGCATACATGGAAATTCAGTCTGGCACCCGTTGTTCCGGGTGTTTCCAACTGTTTTTACCTTTAGGGCAAAAACAGTTGAAATAAAAAAGTGCACTAACACTTTTTAGGCAGCCAGAGGGTTACGAAACAGGCTTTTATTCCATTTATCCCGCGCAAAAATGGGATGGGAAAAGTGGGACCAGCGTGACAAAAACAAAATGCTATCCTTATTCCTTGTTAAGGTTACAAATGAATTTTATAAAAACCAATACAGCCATTTTGGCGGCAATCTTTTCGCTGTTTGCGCCCCAGCCTCAGAATGATATCCCCCAGTACGATCATGTGGTTGTGGTGATTGAAGAGAACCATGCCTATCACGAGTTGATTGGTTCGGCCAACGCCCCGTATATTAATCAGCTGGCTAAAGGCGGCGTGCTATTTACCAATTCGCATGGTATAGGGCATCCCAGCCAGCCTAATTACCTGGCACTGTTTTCGGGCAGTACGCAGGGTGTTACCGGCGATGAATGCCTGGAGGGAAAGACACCTTTTAAAACCCCCAATCTGGGCGAAGCTTTAATAGATAAGCACCTTACTTTTAAAGGATACGCCCAAACCATGCCAAAGGCGGGCTACCTGGGCTGCACTTTTCTGAGCAGCAGTGTTACTATTGGCCATTTGTATGCCCGTAAACATACGCCATGGGTAAATTGGCTGGGAACTGGTGTTAACTGTATCCCCCTGTCATGCAGTGTGCCGGTGACTGATTTTCCGAAAGATTTTACGAGGCTGCCCACGGTTGCTTTTGTGGTGCCCGATATGGATTATGACATGCATAATATTGGCCTGTCGGGCGATGCCAATGCCATACGCCGCGGCGATACCTGGCTAAAGGAACACCTGGATGAGTATGCCCAGTGGGCCAAAAAGCATAACAGTTTACTGATAGTTACTTTTGATGAGGACGACTATGTAAGCAAAAATGAAAACAGGATCCCCACCCTGTTTTATGGAGCGAAGCTTATACAGGGTGAGTACAAGGGCCAGGTGAATCATTACAATATATTGCACACGCTGGAGTCGATGTACGGTTTAACAATTACGGATAATGTAGTTGCACCGCCGGTTGGGGGGATTTGGGGGAAATAATTTTTATTGTTTGATATGTCTTTTGACTTTTGTTAATAGATCTAATATTTAGTAATAAATAAAATATTTAACATAAAATAAATATTGTAGGTTTGACTTTTAACATAAATGAAAAAACTATTGATTCTTGAAGACGACCCTGCCCTGGTAGAGTTGGTGGAAACCATGTTTTCGGAGTCGGATTTTACCGTCTTAAAATCATACAAAAGAATACCTTTTGACGAAATAGCAAGGATAACTCCCGACATTATTATACT
This genomic window contains:
- a CDS encoding LuxE/PaaK family acyltransferase, with protein sequence MNRQQVFSISNEQQFNDAALQMFQYQAKACPVYRSFIKGLNIDPKAVNAVNDIPFLPIEFFKSHAVLSSAEPVDVIFTSSGTTGMITSSHYVSDVNWYTDSFRAAFKLFYGDIEQYTILALLPSYLEREGSSLIYMADDLIKQSNNPDSGFFLYDHDQLFQQLKKQQDAHKPTLLIGVTFALLDFIEAYKVDFPELIVMETGGMKGRRKEMIREELHEQLCRGFGVNAIHSEYGMTELLSQAYSKGEGIFNCPPWMRIITRDTNDPMSIVTGGKAGGINVIDLANINSCAFIATQDLGRVYADNSFEVLGRFDNSDIRGCNLLIA
- a CDS encoding DUF1203 domain-containing protein, encoding MNKFKIVPLSQAYAQRIRQTMKDDFGHQVTEKVASGAGPCRVSLKPFVKGVDKRMVFTHSPFAIDNTYNQPGPVFINSENVEEYSDIHRFPPEIKANKKSFPLTLIGYNKNQQMAFTQLVGDADVDELIVAIFDTHPEVEYLHARNAEACCYICQIERFN
- a CDS encoding lipid-binding SYLF domain-containing protein → MKTIRFLLMPALLTLLFVTVSATTDQSKEVEKIHSATNVLKDFDQMKESIPHDLIQDCEGIVIVPELLNAGFVVGGKRGRGIAMVKLGNGKWSDPVFITLTGGSFGFQIGVQSVDLVMIFRHKGVLTKVKNGDFTIGGDASAAAGPVGRSTSANTDYAMKAEVYSYSRSRGLFAGITINGSNLGIDKKANANFYGSDISSEDIFGMEKNDSDAVRELKKTLRGMEQD
- a CDS encoding DUF7003 family protein, with product MLSEEEIITTLDYSNSSGYYSHFTSLGHPYSYLIDCRLNVFKGDNDRWAIAIERLGYNPRGARIDLEIDYFGNCLVNQEEDNGQLTNTHRFYPIDDDSYFDSIEEPCIKPDATHWLVRGLKVPLSTNKQDYLDKDIELKEYEPGEINIEEAGRLVIISHRVTFRATDEELYTSIPADLKKILVLDEWHHKDFNEIDEPAMTDEQLKLIWELNRKNYEIMGMTLETLTFMTRQQENSKTDYNIQQWEENRPGSYETWPMLAKVIATGDTSHYKPTLAPNTHWTNWPDSGSL
- a CDS encoding penicillin acylase family protein, yielding MKFFWAFSSLIVTIALIWFLSAVRVLGGPPFGAFLNPSTGFWQNAESKNILPAENLKITGLLDEVTVQYDDHRIPHIFAKNDHDLYLAQGFITARDRLWEMDIQTRSASGRLAEIVGPKALDIDRYHRRMGMVYGAENSLKGIMKNPVSKMVVLAYTEGVNSYIHSLAPKDYPLEFKLLNYEPEEWQPINCVFLLKLMSETLAGGSDQFGLTNDLKRFGAKDVNDLFPDYPFHEDPIIPAGTKWNFKPLPIPQPSKGFTAQMTEGIKTKEIVPGIGSNNWAISGSKTATGYPILANDPHLNLTFPSIWYQVQMSSPTVNVCGVSLPGAPGVVIGFNQKISWGVTNVDADVLDWYQIKFKDNTKKEYWYNNQWNKVNKRIETIKVLGEKTVIDTVLYTVHGPVVYDSSTEKTAGHHENIPVGDALRWIAHDESDEFMCFYLLNRGKDYNDYRKALTYFTAPTQNFIFASSDKDIAITPNGKFPLKYKDQGKFVLDGSDPADDWHGWIPYDQNPTVKNPAQGFVRSANESPTDPSYPYYINWRYEQYYRGKRISDKLSAMQHATVDSMRLMQMDNYSILAQDVLPAMLKYIDPTKLHADQLKAYNIIKVWDKHYAANAIGASIFNKWWNKFYDTTWAVNFDDNKVYLKMPSYDRTEQLLLTEPISKWFDNPATPQKETCADIVNLAFTATIDEMLHKYGSPGAKWQWGNVKDTFIDHLASLPGFGTGQFFTGGTGGVINALRNNNGPSWRMVVQMGPTVKGYGVFPGGESGNPGSFFYNDMFTTWRDGKLNELLFLNSAEEKSKRIKTTLTLR
- a CDS encoding response regulator, which encodes MKTLLIFENDTDTVDIITSLYEYSTFNVVKSARKLSIDEIAHINPNIIILDHLLDDGFGGDLCLEIKMNSSTKHIPIILYSASNHVEQLATTNFANAFISKPFDLYYFIDMVNLLAL
- a CDS encoding response regulator, translating into MKKLLLVKNDEDTIEIIEIMYQNSGYEVIKAPEQVNAGMITEINPDIIVLDHYYNDGYGTELYAEIRANEQIKHIPVLICSGHYDLDSLEKVSSANGFITKPFDTYSFLKLVDNLAL
- a CDS encoding alkaline phosphatase family protein, yielding MNFIKTNTAILAAIFSLFAPQPQNDIPQYDHVVVVIEENHAYHELIGSANAPYINQLAKGGVLFTNSHGIGHPSQPNYLALFSGSTQGVTGDECLEGKTPFKTPNLGEALIDKHLTFKGYAQTMPKAGYLGCTFLSSSVTIGHLYARKHTPWVNWLGTGVNCIPLSCSVPVTDFPKDFTRLPTVAFVVPDMDYDMHNIGLSGDANAIRRGDTWLKEHLDEYAQWAKKHNSLLIVTFDEDDYVSKNENRIPTLFYGAKLIQGEYKGQVNHYNILHTLESMYGLTITDNVVAPPVGGIWGK